From the genome of Chanos chanos chromosome 5, fChaCha1.1, whole genome shotgun sequence, one region includes:
- the mkxb gene encoding mohawk homeobox b: protein MSTIVFNKFDDRVLFEENAKDIERASINYLEVMDGQHSDLLSNHKAVDDSTISKHRRSGSRVSVGKVRHKRQALQDMARPLKQWLYKHRDNPYPTKTEKILLALGSHMTLVQVSNWFANARRRLKNTVRQPDLSWALRIKLYNKYVQGNAERLSISSDDTMSEDGENALRMQANESQFSRPADRSVIQQDSRDKGPGLRTEHTLCDDYVSPPKYKSSLLNRYLNDSLRHVMAADRVTDSHKRNHSGSFSSSEYDDELLSPSSSEAEANFTYRAGKICSLCFHGSGISKESGQGKDETYWREIHAAMALTNLAQGEESAKAGATTGTTSCIIQKSSHIAEIKTVKVPLTPRH from the exons ATGAGCACAATCGTCTTTAATAAGTTTGATGATCGCGTCTTGTTTGAGGAGAACGCCAAAGATATTGAGAGAGCCAGTATCAACTATTTAGAGGTAATGGATGGACAGCATTCAGATTTACTGTCGAATCACAAGGCGGTGGATGACAGCACAATAAGCAAACACAGGAGGAGCGG ctctCGGGTGAGTGTTGGGAAGGTGCGGCACAAGCGGCAGGCCCTGCAGGATATGGCGCGTCCACTGAAGCAGTGGCTTTATAAGCATAGGGACAATCCTTACCCCACCAAAACAGAGAAGATACTGCTGGCACTGGGCTCCCACATGACCCTGGTGCAA GTGTCAAACTGGTTTGCTAATGCTCGGCGCAGACTGAAGAACACAGTACGACAGCCAGACCTGAGCTGGGCTCTACGCATCAAACTCTACAACAAATATGTCCAGGGCAACGCAGAGAGACTCAGCATCAGCAGTGATGACACCATGTCTGAGG ATGGTGAGAACGCTCTACGGATGCAAGCCAACGAATCCCAGTTCAGTAGGCCCGCTGACCGAAGTGTCATCCAGCAGGACAGCAGGGACAAAGGCCCAGGGCTGCGGACGGAACACACCCTCTGTGACGATTATGTCTCTCCGCCCAAGTACAAAAGCAGTTTATTAAATCGCTATCTCAACGACTCCCTGCGCCACGTCATGGCCGCTGACAGAGTCACGGACTCTCATAAGAGGAATCACTCAGGATCGTTTAGCTCCAGTGAGTATGACGACGAgctcctctccccctcctcctcagagGCAGAAGCTAACTTCACCTATCGGGCAGGTAAGA tctgctctctctgtttccatggcagcgGCATCAGTAAAGAGAGCGGGCAGGGTAAAGATGAGACGTACTGGCGAGAGATCCACGCTGCCATGGCTTTGACCAACCTTGCCCAGGGCGAAGAGAGCGCCAAAGCGGGAGCCACAACAGGCACCACCAGCTGCATCATACAGAAATCCTCACACATAGCCGAGATTAAGACTGTTAAAGTGCCCTTAACTCCACGGCACTAG